The Amblyomma americanum isolate KBUSLIRL-KWMA chromosome 5, ASM5285725v1, whole genome shotgun sequence genome window below encodes:
- the LOC144135232 gene encoding uncharacterized protein LOC144135232, which produces MKLSTFIIIMACSPLLGCAAQETFPPNSPLSWLRNRVFGSRVAEDRFVSRVAVAMQSLVNVVNDPIVVRELRKYYASLLRSPEVAKLVESVRPPNRPSRRRGGVAKTSRTTTTTTTTTPVLSTPTTTTPVPLTILTTVGPNAAPTTPSSTSHNVSSKPLGDVVSVSRPPIVRTSNKYRFYFDPALVVQYPNSSSFRSRVRRHLNLVRLNDVENCVSFLICEMSRYPLRFGPLGVKVDRFFRYPMWDTGSSAAHYAALARNGRRYGCRGRITSCRHPIGPLYRQHYRFQYGNV; this is translated from the exons ATGAAACTGAGCACGTTCATCATCATAATGGCGTGTTCGCCGTTGCTGGGCTGCGCCGCCCAGGAGACGTTCCCGCCGAACTCGCCCCTTTCCTGGCTGCGGAACCGGGTGTTCGGGTCCAGGGTGGCCGAAGACCGCTTCGTCAGCCGCGTCGCAGTGGCCATGCAAAGCCTGGTCAACGTTGTCAACGACCCCATCGTGGTGAGAGAGCTGCGCAAGTACTACGCGTCGCTGCTGCGAAGCCCCGAGGTCGCCAAGCTCGTGGAGTCCGTACGACCTCCCAACCGACCCTCGAGGCGACGCGGGGGCGTCGCCAAGACCTCGCGAACCACGACTACGACCACAACAACGACGCCGGTCCTGTCGACACCTACGACCACAACGCCGGTCCCATTGACAATCCTGACGACCGTGGGCCCGAACGCCGCACCTACGACGCCTTCCTCGACGTCGCACAATGTGTCATCCAAGCCACTGGGAGACGTGGTGAGCGTGAGCAGACCACCGATCGTGCGCACGTCCAACAAGTACCGCTTCTACTTCGACCCCGCGTTGGTGGTTCAGTACCCGAACTCGTCCAGCTTCAGGTCCCGCGTCCGCAGGCACCTGAACCTGGTGCGGCTCAACGACGTGGAAAACTGCGTGTCATTCCTGATCTGCGAGATGTCCCGGTACCCGCTGCGCTTCGGCCCTCTGGGCGTCAAGGTGGACCGCTTCTTCAG GTATCCCATGTGGGACACTGGATCTTCGGCAGCCCACTACGCCGCATTGGCACGGAACGGTCGCCGCTACGGCTGCCGTGGCCGCATCACCTCCTGCCGCCACCCGATCGGGCCGCTGTACAGACAGCACTACAGGTTCCAGTACGGCAACGTGTAG